From Melospiza melodia melodia isolate bMelMel2 chromosome 19, bMelMel2.pri, whole genome shotgun sequence, one genomic window encodes:
- the FAM217B gene encoding protein FAM217B isoform X2 — protein sequence MKTTKECNGKSHPSTKGLNKPISYAKSPPGRLGKNVSSAIEKISHDTQDGHQANVYKKGRNQLDGNNQSKRIPSVCSSLHSAQGPKRSPPERRQNESFLQRSPPERMKNESFLHRSPPERMKNESFLHRSPPERMKNESFLQRSPPERRQNEYFLQRSPPERRQNEYFLHRSPPERNQSESFLHKIPPGTKGSTQENLCRAKDVPVQHFYCSRKEQLGRNHEEYIAGASPGSSKWQEASVGEMFLDFESVQIIKEDAEDDSASDLSDSERIPIPPSPCTPPELILRAEEIDPLCLEHIPEMGFKESEYYYPDFLPPPFNSWDLKQLATFAHVEGKAEFRPKPSGALEKYLERLLQLEWLQMQTVQSERGRATKGRPQTAPGPSRALRSPGKGKALLSPVPPRQAVPLEGGARLPRSCVGLRAEPCSDTRPARSLRLPERTGGAAAPQRQTGDGRSDLRKKPAPKQQLLSLQPPESSPKIQSVGNIRPPKQTPTFHGAAAPIKGLKTHVCTNPKKNGNASSYVPPKKPTVDRKIKTNGTKQTPRKFQ from the exons TAATGGAAAAAGCCATCCAAGCACCAAAGGACTAAATAAACCAATTTCTTATGCGAAATCTCCTCCTGGAAGATTAGGCAAAAATGTATCAAGTGCCATTGAAAAG ATTTCCCATGACACTCAAGATGGTCACCAAGCAAATGTTTATAAGAAGGGAAGGAACCAGCTGGATGGCAATAATCAGTCAAAAAG GATCCCCAGTGTTTGCAGCTCACTGCACAGTGCACAAGGACCAAAGAGGAGTCCACCAGAAAGGAGGCAAAACGAATCCTTCCTGCAGAGGAGTCCCccagaaagaatgaaaaatgaATCCTTCCTGCACAGGAGTCCTccagaaagaatgaaaaatgaATCCTTCCTGCACAGGAGTCCTccagaaagaatgaaaaatgaGTCCTTCCTGCAGAGGAGCCCTCCAGAAAGGAGGCAAAATGAATATTTCCTGCAGAGGAGTCCTCCAGAAAGGAGGCAAAATGAATATTTCCTGCACAGGAGTCCCCCAGAAAGAAATCAAAGCGAATCCTTCCTGCACAAGATCCCCCCTGGCACAAAGGGCAGCACACAAGAAAACTTGTGTAGGGCTAAGGATGTCCCAGTTCAGCATTTTTACTGCAGTAGAAAAGAACAGCTGGGGAGGAATCACGAAGAATACATtgctggagccagcccaggcTCTTCGAAATGGCAAGAAGCATCTGTTGGTGAAATGTTTCTTGATTTTGAATCGGTGCAAATTATTAAAGAAGATGCTGAAGATGATAGTGCCAGTGACCTCTCTGACTCAGAAAGGATTCCCATTCCCCCCTCTCCCTGCACACCACCAGAGCTCATCCTCAGAGCTGAAGAAATCGACCCGCTTTGTTTGGAGCACATCCCTGAAATGGGATTTAAAGAATCCGAGTATTACTACCCCGACTTCCTGCCCCCTCCTTTCAACTCgtgggacctgaagcagctggcCACCTTTGCCCACGTGGAAGGGAAAGCCGAATTCCGGCCCAAGCCCTCGGGGGCCCTGGAGAAGTACCTGGAgcggctgctgcagctggagtggCTGCAGATGCAGACGGTGCAGAGCGAGAGGGGCAGGGCCACCAAAGGGCGGCCCCAGACCGCCCCCGGCCCCAGCCGTGCCCTCAGGAGCCCCGGCAAAGGCAAAgccttgctcagccctgtgccccccaggcagGCCGTGCCCCTGGAAGGGGGTGccaggctgcccaggagctgTGTGGGTCTCAGGGCAGAGCCCTGCTCTGACACTCGCCCGGCGCGGTCCCTGAGGCTTCCTGAGAGAACTGGGGGtgcagcagctccccagaggCAAACCGGTGATGGAAGGAGTGACCTGAGGAAGAAACCAGCTCCAAAGCAGCAGCTTCTCAGTCTGCAGCCCCCCGAGAGCAGCCCTAAAATCCAAAGTGTTGGGAACATCAGACCCCCTAAGCAAACCCCAACGTTCCACGGTGCAGCTGCTCCCATCAAAGGCTTAAAAACACACGTGTGTACAAATCCAAAGAAAAATGGCAATGCCAGCAGTTATGTTCCTCCTAAAAAACCAACAGTggacaggaaaataaaaacaaatggcACAAAGCAAACACCACGCAAATTTCAGTGA
- the FAM217B gene encoding protein FAM217B isoform X1, whose translation MGPGIQEYPLLLHRETQQRENHSHTNENHKGMVNNGKSHPSTKGLNKPISYAKSPPGRLGKNVSSAIEKISHDTQDGHQANVYKKGRNQLDGNNQSKRIPSVCSSLHSAQGPKRSPPERRQNESFLQRSPPERMKNESFLHRSPPERMKNESFLHRSPPERMKNESFLQRSPPERRQNEYFLQRSPPERRQNEYFLHRSPPERNQSESFLHKIPPGTKGSTQENLCRAKDVPVQHFYCSRKEQLGRNHEEYIAGASPGSSKWQEASVGEMFLDFESVQIIKEDAEDDSASDLSDSERIPIPPSPCTPPELILRAEEIDPLCLEHIPEMGFKESEYYYPDFLPPPFNSWDLKQLATFAHVEGKAEFRPKPSGALEKYLERLLQLEWLQMQTVQSERGRATKGRPQTAPGPSRALRSPGKGKALLSPVPPRQAVPLEGGARLPRSCVGLRAEPCSDTRPARSLRLPERTGGAAAPQRQTGDGRSDLRKKPAPKQQLLSLQPPESSPKIQSVGNIRPPKQTPTFHGAAAPIKGLKTHVCTNPKKNGNASSYVPPKKPTVDRKIKTNGTKQTPRKFQ comes from the exons TAATGGAAAAAGCCATCCAAGCACCAAAGGACTAAATAAACCAATTTCTTATGCGAAATCTCCTCCTGGAAGATTAGGCAAAAATGTATCAAGTGCCATTGAAAAG ATTTCCCATGACACTCAAGATGGTCACCAAGCAAATGTTTATAAGAAGGGAAGGAACCAGCTGGATGGCAATAATCAGTCAAAAAG GATCCCCAGTGTTTGCAGCTCACTGCACAGTGCACAAGGACCAAAGAGGAGTCCACCAGAAAGGAGGCAAAACGAATCCTTCCTGCAGAGGAGTCCCccagaaagaatgaaaaatgaATCCTTCCTGCACAGGAGTCCTccagaaagaatgaaaaatgaATCCTTCCTGCACAGGAGTCCTccagaaagaatgaaaaatgaGTCCTTCCTGCAGAGGAGCCCTCCAGAAAGGAGGCAAAATGAATATTTCCTGCAGAGGAGTCCTCCAGAAAGGAGGCAAAATGAATATTTCCTGCACAGGAGTCCCCCAGAAAGAAATCAAAGCGAATCCTTCCTGCACAAGATCCCCCCTGGCACAAAGGGCAGCACACAAGAAAACTTGTGTAGGGCTAAGGATGTCCCAGTTCAGCATTTTTACTGCAGTAGAAAAGAACAGCTGGGGAGGAATCACGAAGAATACATtgctggagccagcccaggcTCTTCGAAATGGCAAGAAGCATCTGTTGGTGAAATGTTTCTTGATTTTGAATCGGTGCAAATTATTAAAGAAGATGCTGAAGATGATAGTGCCAGTGACCTCTCTGACTCAGAAAGGATTCCCATTCCCCCCTCTCCCTGCACACCACCAGAGCTCATCCTCAGAGCTGAAGAAATCGACCCGCTTTGTTTGGAGCACATCCCTGAAATGGGATTTAAAGAATCCGAGTATTACTACCCCGACTTCCTGCCCCCTCCTTTCAACTCgtgggacctgaagcagctggcCACCTTTGCCCACGTGGAAGGGAAAGCCGAATTCCGGCCCAAGCCCTCGGGGGCCCTGGAGAAGTACCTGGAgcggctgctgcagctggagtggCTGCAGATGCAGACGGTGCAGAGCGAGAGGGGCAGGGCCACCAAAGGGCGGCCCCAGACCGCCCCCGGCCCCAGCCGTGCCCTCAGGAGCCCCGGCAAAGGCAAAgccttgctcagccctgtgccccccaggcagGCCGTGCCCCTGGAAGGGGGTGccaggctgcccaggagctgTGTGGGTCTCAGGGCAGAGCCCTGCTCTGACACTCGCCCGGCGCGGTCCCTGAGGCTTCCTGAGAGAACTGGGGGtgcagcagctccccagaggCAAACCGGTGATGGAAGGAGTGACCTGAGGAAGAAACCAGCTCCAAAGCAGCAGCTTCTCAGTCTGCAGCCCCCCGAGAGCAGCCCTAAAATCCAAAGTGTTGGGAACATCAGACCCCCTAAGCAAACCCCAACGTTCCACGGTGCAGCTGCTCCCATCAAAGGCTTAAAAACACACGTGTGTACAAATCCAAAGAAAAATGGCAATGCCAGCAGTTATGTTCCTCCTAAAAAACCAACAGTggacaggaaaataaaaacaaatggcACAAAGCAAACACCACGCAAATTTCAGTGA